In Lacibacter sp. H375, one DNA window encodes the following:
- a CDS encoding pyridoxal phosphate-dependent aminotransferase: protein MIQTAKRLDGIGEYYFSQKLREIDELNKQGKQIINLGIGSPDLPPHPDVIKTLQEESAKPNVHAYQSYKGSIVLRKAMSDWYKKWYNVDLNADTEILPLIGSKEGIMHICMTYLNEGDEVLVPNPGYPTYRSAVKLAGGVSVNYDLKENNNYAPDFTALEAADLSKVKLMFVNYPQMPTGQLPDRKLFEQLVTFGKKTGILIIHDNPYSFILNEHPMSLLSIDGAKDCVLELNSLSKSQNMAGWRVGMLSGAKERIDEVLRFKSNMDSGMFLPVQLAAATALNLGKDWYDGVNKIYRERREKVFELLDLLNCVYSKDQVGMFVWAKIPAKYKTGYELSDEVLYNSNVFITPGGIFGNAGDGYIRVSLCAPVARFEEAIARISQK, encoded by the coding sequence ATGATACAGACAGCAAAACGATTGGATGGTATTGGTGAGTATTATTTCTCGCAGAAGTTGCGGGAAATCGATGAACTGAACAAGCAAGGTAAACAAATCATCAATCTGGGTATTGGCAGCCCCGATTTACCACCGCACCCGGATGTAATTAAAACCTTGCAGGAAGAAAGTGCGAAGCCGAATGTACATGCTTATCAATCGTACAAGGGTTCAATTGTGTTACGCAAGGCTATGAGTGACTGGTATAAGAAATGGTACAATGTTGATTTGAATGCTGATACTGAAATTCTTCCGCTCATTGGTAGCAAAGAAGGGATCATGCATATCTGTATGACGTATTTAAATGAAGGCGATGAAGTATTGGTGCCGAATCCGGGCTATCCAACATACAGGAGTGCTGTAAAACTTGCAGGTGGGGTTTCGGTGAATTACGATTTGAAAGAAAACAACAACTATGCACCTGATTTTACAGCATTGGAAGCAGCTGATCTTTCAAAAGTGAAATTGATGTTTGTGAATTATCCGCAGATGCCAACCGGACAGTTGCCCGACAGGAAATTATTTGAACAACTGGTTACATTCGGAAAGAAAACAGGTATCCTCATCATTCATGATAATCCGTACAGTTTTATTTTGAATGAGCATCCGATGAGTTTATTGAGTATTGATGGCGCAAAAGATTGTGTGCTGGAATTAAACTCACTCAGCAAAAGTCAGAATATGGCGGGTTGGAGAGTGGGTATGCTGAGCGGAGCAAAAGAACGTATTGATGAAGTGCTTCGTTTTAAAAGTAATATGGATAGCGGTATGTTTCTGCCAGTGCAATTGGCTGCGGCAACAGCATTGAATCTTGGCAAAGATTGGTATGATGGAGTAAACAAAATTTACCGTGAACGCAGAGAAAAAGTATTTGAATTATTGGATCTGTTGAACTGTGTGTATTCAAAAGATCAGGTTGGTATGTTCGTATGGGCAAAGATCCCAGCGAAATATAAAACCGGCTATGAGTTGAGTGACGAAGTATTGTATAACAGTAATGTATTTATTACACCGGGCGGCATTTTTGGAAATGCAGGTGATGGATACATACGGGTGAGTTTGTGTGCGCCGGTTGCAAGATTCGAAGAAGCAATTGCTCGTATAAGTCAAAAGTAA
- a CDS encoding prephenate dehydratase, giving the protein MAKVTIQGYEGSFHQEAARQFFGKDVEVIPCATFREVVKIGANKKESDGAVMAIENSIAGSILPNYNLLQKSNLVIVGEVYLHIKQNLIVNQGVKLEDIKEVHSHTMALQQCYDFLDKYKWKLVETEDTALSAKHIHQHKSKHIAAIASKLAAELYGLNIIAPAIQTMKNNYTRFLILQREQNGSIEHANKASVNFVTDHSKGSLARVLGQIADGGINLSKLQSFPIPGTDFKYSFHADMEFETIEQFQKVIEAIKPSTVELKIYGVYKNGKTV; this is encoded by the coding sequence ATGGCAAAAGTTACGATACAAGGTTACGAAGGCAGTTTTCACCAGGAAGCGGCAAGACAATTCTTTGGAAAGGATGTGGAAGTAATCCCCTGTGCAACGTTCAGGGAGGTGGTAAAGATCGGCGCCAATAAAAAAGAAAGCGACGGCGCAGTGATGGCGATTGAAAATTCTATTGCCGGCAGCATTTTGCCCAACTATAATTTATTACAGAAAAGTAACCTGGTGATTGTTGGCGAAGTGTATCTGCACATCAAACAAAACCTGATCGTTAACCAGGGAGTAAAGCTGGAAGACATTAAGGAAGTGCATTCGCACACGATGGCTTTGCAGCAGTGTTACGATTTTTTGGATAAGTATAAATGGAAGTTGGTTGAAACAGAAGACACGGCGTTGAGTGCAAAACATATCCATCAACACAAGAGCAAGCATATTGCAGCCATTGCAAGTAAACTGGCTGCAGAATTATATGGGTTGAACATTATTGCTCCGGCCATTCAAACCATGAAGAACAACTATACAAGATTCCTCATTTTACAACGTGAACAAAACGGATCTATTGAACATGCCAATAAAGCATCGGTGAATTTTGTAACCGATCATTCAAAAGGAAGTTTAGCAAGAGTGCTGGGACAAATTGCAGATGGTGGCATTAATTTAAGTAAGCTGCAAAGTTTCCCGATACCCGGGACAGATTTTAAATACAGCTTTCATGCAGATATGGAATTTGAAACCATTGAGCAGTTTCAGAAAGTAATTGAAGCAATTAAACCTTCAACTGTTGAGTTGAAAATCTATGGTGTATATAAAAACGGAAAGACAGTTTAA
- a CDS encoding prephenate dehydrogenase: MERKRIAIIGVGLIGGSLAIQLHEKKISSRLIGADANKEHESKALELELVDEILPLDEAIAQSDVVILAFPVDLMVRLLPSILDKVDQQIVVDLGSTKSQLTEAVANHPKRGRYVATHPMWGTEYSGPAAAVRGAYENKAVIICNEGDSDLDALEWTKYMYKKIGMHLLSMEAKAHDLHAAYVSHISHITSFALANTVLEKEKEDNAIFEMASAGFESTVRLAKSNPAMWVPIFLQNKVNVLDVLNEHIQQLTKFRDSIRDDKGTDLQNLIEHANKIRRIIK, from the coding sequence ATGGAACGTAAACGTATTGCAATCATTGGTGTGGGTTTAATTGGTGGCTCACTTGCCATTCAGCTGCATGAGAAAAAGATCTCATCACGTTTGATTGGTGCTGATGCCAATAAAGAACATGAATCAAAAGCTTTAGAACTTGAACTGGTAGATGAAATATTGCCATTGGATGAAGCCATTGCACAAAGCGACGTAGTGATTCTTGCTTTTCCGGTTGATCTCATGGTGAGATTGTTGCCTTCTATTCTTGATAAAGTAGATCAGCAGATTGTTGTTGATTTGGGTTCTACCAAATCACAATTAACGGAAGCAGTAGCAAACCATCCAAAACGTGGACGTTATGTTGCAACGCATCCCATGTGGGGTACGGAGTACAGCGGTCCGGCAGCAGCAGTACGTGGTGCGTATGAAAATAAAGCAGTGATCATTTGCAATGAAGGTGATAGCGATCTCGATGCACTGGAGTGGACAAAATATATGTACAAAAAAATAGGCATGCACCTGCTGAGCATGGAAGCAAAAGCACATGATCTGCATGCAGCGTATGTAAGTCATATTTCACACATCACTTCATTTGCTTTGGCAAATACAGTTTTGGAAAAAGAGAAAGAAGACAATGCCATTTTCGAAATGGCGAGTGCAGGTTTTGAAAGTACGGTTCGTTTGGCAAAAAGTAATCCGGCTATGTGGGTGCCGATCTTTTTGCAGAATAAAGTAAATGTGCTGGATGTGTTGAATGAACATATACAACAGTTGACAAAATTCAGAGACAGCATCAGAGATGATAAAGGAACAGACTTACAAAATTTAATTGAACACGCAAACAAAATAAGACGCATCATCAAATGA